The window AATTACATAATTTCCGTAAATTACGGAAACGCCCGTATAGGCAACCGTTCCGTCCAGAGTAGCTTTAATTTGGGTTCCTACGGGAGCTGCAATATCAATGCCTGTGTGAAAACTTAATCGTCCGGTAAACGGGTCACGTCGGTTTCCGAAAGGAGAAGTTAGACGGCCAGTTATCGGATAAATAAAAAGTTCTCCCAAGGCTTTTTTTAATTCAAATTTCCCGATAGAAGCTCCTGGAATAAATAATTTTTGGCTTATACTTACGGTTTGGTTTTCCAAATCATTTGCGTCCAAAATTGCCGTAACAGGTAAATTAAATTTGGCGGCAATGGAGCTTAAACTGTCTCCTTTTACCGCAGTATAAAATATTCCGTCGATTGAAGGAATTTTTAACTTATTTCCGGCTTGCAGGCGTTTTACGTTGGAAATGTTATTTGCCGAAATGAGCGTACCTATATTTTTTAATCCGAATTTATATGCAATACCGCCTATAGTGTCGCCTTTGGCTATAATATAATTTTGAAAATCAACTATAGGAATAAAATCCGGTACTTCGGCAAAAGAGGTTTCCTCTCCATCTAAGGTTCCGGCGTTTTCCGTTTCGTCCGAACTTGAGCCTTGTACAGACGCGGGCATTGAATATTCTTGCATTGCATTTTTTACTGACGGTTCCTCCCAAAAAGAGATGGTTTTTATAGAGGAAAGTCCTAAATCAAGTTTTAAAAAAGGAAGGTATAAAATTATAACGGCTGTAAAACTTGCAATAAAAGCAAGCGTTAAAGCCGTATGCGAAAAACCTTTGCCGGTTTTCGGCTTGAT is drawn from Treponema pedis and contains these coding sequences:
- a CDS encoding peptidoglycan DD-metalloendopeptidase family protein, with product MNVITCLPVENTEYLGRKNRKKTSFFKYIKPKTGKGFSHTALTLAFIASFTAVIILYLPFLKLDLGLSSIKTISFWEEPSVKNAMQEYSMPASVQGSSSDETENAGTLDGEETSFAEVPDFIPIVDFQNYIIAKGDTIGGIAYKFGLKNIGTLISANNISNVKRLQAGNKLKIPSIDGIFYTAVKGDSLSSIAAKFNLPVTAILDANDLENQTVSISQKLFIPGASIGKFELKKALGELFIYPITGRLTSPFGNRRDPFTGRLSFHTGIDIAAPVGTQIKATLDGTVAYTGVSVIYGNYVIISHGGGYQSMYGHLSAVAVKRGQTVNQGGIIGKVGNTGRSTGPHLHFSVYKNGKLINPLTVLK